The Streptomyces lienomycini sequence GGCACGCCCAGCGCCACCAGCAGCGGCACGGTCAGCATCGGCCCGCCGATGCCCACGACACCGGCCGCGACGGCCACCGCGAAACCCAGCCCGGCCACCACCGCCGTACGGGGATGTGTCCGCGCCGCGGCCGGGCGGCGGCGCTCGCGGAACCACACCAGGCCCGCCACACCCGCCACGAACACGCCGAGCACCAGCCCGAACATCCGCTTCGACACGTAGGAGTTGACCATGACTCCGAGCGGGGTACCGGCCAGCGCGCTCACCGCCAGGACCAGCGCCGTGCGCCGGGTCCGCGGGTCGCGCAGTTGCCCGGAGCGGGTGTAGGCGGCGGTGGCGAGGGCCCCCGTGGCGACATGGGTGACGATGGCCGTACCGGCCACCTCCGCGGGCGTCAGCGAGGTGAGGGCGAACAGGCCGATCGTGGGCAGGACACCTCCCGGACCGACGGCCGTGATCCCGATCCCGCCGACCAGCCCCAGCAGCCCCAACGCGATCAGTACGGGCACACTCACACCGGCCATCGCCGGCCTCCTTCCCCACACACGGGTGTCCGGCCCCGGTCAGACGGTGGTCCGCGGCCCGCCGCGGTGGAGGGTGGAGCGCAGGGTCATCCGGTCCGCGCGGATCCGGATCGACTCCACGTCCACCGGCCGGCCGTCCGCGAGCCGGGTCAACCGCTCCAGGGCGAACACCGCGGCCCCGGCCTCGATCCCCAGCAGCCGCGCCGTGTCCGCGTCCGCGTTGACCGCGTGGACGGCCACCTCGGCCCGCCCGAGCGGGGCGCCCGCCGCCTCCTCGATCAGGGAGAACACATCCCGCTCCACCAGGTCGCCGGCGAGCACCGCACGGCCGGTCTCCGCGGTCAGATGACTGCTGTCCAGCGACAGCGGCAGCCCGTCCAGCCACCGCAGCCGCTCCACGTACACGCCGCCCGCTCCCGGCGGCACCTCCAGCCGGGCGGCGATGGCGGCGGGCAGGACGGGCACCTCCGCGGCGGCCCGCACCTCGTTGGTCACCGTGCCGCGCCCGGTCAGCTCCTCGGCCAGACCGGTCAGCCGCTCAAGACCGTGACCGTACTTCGACAGCACCACCGTCGTCCCGACCCCGCGCCGCCGCGTGATCAGCCCCTCCTGCCGCAGCAGTGCCAGGGCGTCCCGCACGGCGTTGCGCGAGGCACCGAAGCGGCGGCCCAGAATCCGCTCGTCCGGCAGTACGCCGTCGGCGGGGGTGCCGTCGGTGATCTGCTGCCGGAGCACGTCGGCCAGCTGCCTGGCCCGCTCGGCGCGCGGTCGTCCCACGTGCTGGTCCATGCCGCTCACGGTAACCCGCACCTTGTTTCGCCGACGTTACGCCACCCATATTGACCTGCGAAAACGACTGACCTGCGGGTTCGTGGCGAGTGCGGGGCACTTCGCCACCCGGTCCGCGGGAACGCTCACTGGGCGGTGCGCAGATCCGCGCCGCGCCGGGCCAGGTTGAACACCCCCACGACGATCAGCGCCACCCCGACCAGCTGCGGCAGCAGCCACCAGTCGCCGCGTACGTCCTCGCGGTACAGGACCACGCCCAGCAGGAGGCTCACCGTCGCGTCGCCCAGGGTGAGGGCGGGCTGCGAGGCGACGAGCGGACCGCCCTGCATGGCGTGCTCCAGCAGGAGCACGGCGCACACACCGGCCAGGGCGAACCCGTAGGTCTGCCAGGCGGTCAGGAAGCCGACCAGACCGTCGGTGTCCAGGACACGCATGGAGTCCTTCATCAGGCCCGCCGTCAGCGCGTAGCACACGGCCGTGGCGGCGCCGAGGCAACCGGCGCGTGCCTTGCCGACCGGGCGCTTGAAGCCCGCCGCGGCCAGCAGGACGACCAGACCGGCGCAGGCCGCCAGGGCCGGCACCCAGCGGTCCAGGGGCACCTCGGTCCTGCCGCCCTGCGGGGCCGCCGAGGCCAGCGCGACACCGAGCCCCACGACCACGCCGCCCACGGCGAGCCACACCACCTCCGGCAGCCGGTTGCCGGTCAGCAGCGAGGCGAGCAGCAGCGCCAGCGGAAGCTCCAGCACGAACAGGGGCTGGACGAGTGACAGCGGCCCCGTCGCCAGGGCCACCGCCTGCCCCACGCCGGCCACCACGACCGCCAGCATGCCGCCCAGCCACACGGGCCGCCGCAACAGGTCGAGGATCAGCCCCGGACGGAACCCCTGGGTCTGGGGCACACTCAGCGCCGCGCGCCGTTGGAGCACGGTGGCCAGCGCGTTGCTGAACGCGGCGAGGAGTGCGAAGAGCACCGGCAGTACGAAAGCCATCCACCGATACTCACCCGGATTCCCGGCGGCCGCTCGCCGCGCCGGGCCGGGTGCCGGTGTGCTCAGCTGCCGTTCGCGGCCGGAGCCCCGGCCGCGGTGTCCTGCTCCTGCCGGGACGCGGGGGCGTCGGTGGCGGTGTAGTAGACCGAGGTGCCCTGCTTGGTGCGCTGGGCCTGGTTCTTGGCGACGAGCCCTTCGAGGGTGGTGCGCACGACCGTGGTCTTGACGGTGCGTCCGGAGTGGGCCTCGCCCAGCGCCGTGGTGACCTCGGCGGCGGAGCGCGGCTCGCTCTGCCCGGCGAGGTGGCCGCGCACCAGCTCGACCAGGGTGGGCCGGGCGGCGGTCGACGCCGGTGCCTTCTTCGCCACCGTCTTGCCGGCGGCCTTGGCGGGCGACTTGCCGGCCGTCTTCGCGTCCTTGCCGGCGGCGGTCGCGGCGGGCGTCGCGACGGCGGCCTCGGCGGTGGTCCCGGTGGACGTCTTGGTGGCGGTCCCGGTGGCGGTCTTGGCGGAGGTCCTGGGCGCGGCCTTGCGCGCCGGCCCGGCGGCCTTCCCGGCCGCCGGCTTCGACGCCTTCTTGGCGGCAGCCGACCCGGTGGCCGCGGCGCGCTTGGGTGCGGCGGCCTTCCTGTTCCGCGTCCGCCCGCCCGTGGCCGACTCCGCGGGAGCGCCGTCGCGGGGCGCGGGCACGGTGGCCGTCCCGGTCGCGGACTCCGGCGCGGTGGCGGACCCGGGCGGCGGCGCGGTGATGCCGAGCGCCTGCTGCATGTTCACCAGCAGGGCGTGGTCGTGCTGCAGCGCGGCCAGTTGCTGCTGGAGTGCCGTGATCTCCGCGCTGACACGTTCCTGCTCCTTGACGTTGCGCTCCAGGTCGTCGGTCACCTGGACGCTGTACTGCGACGCCAGTTCGGTGGCGGACTGCATCGTGCTCTCGGACATGGGTTGACTCTCCTCGATTCGCGGCCGTGAAGGCTGACTGGCAGCAGCGGTTGACACCCTGCTCGCTGCCGAGTCGGTATACCACGTATGGCCACCGTCATGGTATGTGCCGCCGCAACCCAGTGCGTGTGTTCGGAACACGGACGACCGGTCCTCACCCGCCCTCGGGCACCTCGACGACCTTCCCGTTCTCGTCGACGGTGTGTGTCTGCCAGTAGGTGTCCCACTCGTCGCCGACGTGTTCCGGGACCTTGCCCTCGGGATACCGGGTGTAACCCTTCGGCGGTTCCTCGCCGTTGGGCACACACGCGCTGCCGGTCCCACCAATCGTCATCACCGGGTACTCTCCGCCGCCGCAACTGGCCTCCTCCATGGAACAACCGGTCAGGACGGCGGCGGTGGCGACACAGGCCAGGACGGCACCGCGGACGGATCGTGCGACGCCGCCGGTGCGCCCGGACGGCACGCGGTGAACTCGGTTGATGCCGGACATGATTGGCTCCCTGTGGCTGGCTGGTACGGCAAGCGTCCCCCGGCGGGGGGAAGCACCTCATGAGTACGAGTACTCAATCGGAGGAGTCGTACTACCTGGCACGGGTGGCCAAACGCTCCGCCCTGCGCGCACTCGCCCGCGCCTCCCGCTCGGCCCCGGTCACCGCGGCCGCCGTCTCACGGTCCCGCTCCCCGGCCCCCCGCCGCTCCCCTTCGGCCCGGTCGAGTTCCTCGCGTGCCTCCCGCAGCCGCTCCTCGGCGGCGGTCACCGTCCGGCGGGCCCGGTCGAGTGCGTCGTCGGTGCGCCGGAGTGCCTCCTGCGCGTCCGTCCGTTCCGCCCGCGCGTCCCGCAGCCGCTCCTCGGCACGCCCGGCCTCCCGCTCGGCCCGCGCGAGTTCGTCGCGCCGCCCGCGGCGCCGCTCGGCGAGTTCGTCCTTCCCGGGGTGTCGGGCGTGGCCCGGGAAGGTGCCCTCGGGGCGGCTTCGGCCGGGGCGACGTCCGCCGTGAAGTCCGACGGCGGGGTGAGGGACACCACCAGCCGCGCCCCGGCCCACCGGTCGGCCGCGTCCGGGTCGGCGAGGACCGCGCGCAGCGTCGACTCGACCTCCCGCCGCGCCGCCTGGGACAGCCGCTGCCCGGCCTCGCCGGCGAGTCGCGCGGCCTGCCCGGACAGGACGGAGACGATGTGCCTGCGCTGCGCCGACAGTTCCCTGAGCCCGGCGGCGTCCAGGGTGCGGTGCGCCTCGCGCAGCGCCTGCCCCAACTCCAGGAACCGCCGGGTCTCCTCCGGCCGGGAGCGTGCCAGCAGGTTCGCCGCCCAGGCCGCGAGTGTGGGCCTGCGGGCGGCGTGGATCCGGCGGGCGTCCTCCTTGCGCCCGGCCGTTCTCGCGGCCGCGGCCCGTTCCTCGCGGTGGGAGACGAAGCCGGACGGAGGCATGGCGTAGAGCTCGTCCAGGACCTCCTCGACCGCACCACCGTCCTGGCCGTCCGCCTCCCGGCGACGTCCGCCCTTGCGCCGCATGGTCCTTGCCTCCCTCTCGACCGCGACCGCTCAGGTCCGCCCCGACGCCGGTGCGGCCGCCCCCGCCGCCTCCTCGTCGTCGTAGACGAGCAGGCCGTCGGGCCGCAGCCGTGCGCCCGGGGTGGGGGAGTGGGGCGTCAGCCGGCCGTCGTGCATGAGGTGGTCCGCGGGGGTGTCGCGGGCCAGCACGGCGAAGTCCGCGATGAGGCGCCGGTGGCACCGCCACCACACCGCCTCGCCGCACATGACCGCGGTGCGCTCGCGTCCCGTCTGTTCCAGCAACTCGTCCATGGCGGCGACGAACTCCGGTGAGCGCGTGTGGCCGGCGTACGCCCGGAAGGAGGCGTTGCGCCAGACGACGTCCGGCGAGTCCGGCGAGGGCTTGCGGAACCCGCCCAGGCGTCGCTCCCACCGGTAGGCGAGGCCCTCCTCGGGCATCCACCGGGCCAACCGGTCGCGCAGCAGGTCGGGGTCGCGCCGGCTGCCGGGGGCGGTCCTGACGTCGACCACGGAGGTGACACCGGCGTCGCGCAGCAGTCCGGCCAGCTCGGCGCGGCCCGCGGTGCCGTGCCCGAACGTGACCAGATGAGGTGGGGACATGCGATCCGAGTCCCCCTCGCTGCCTGGGCTCATGCCTCCTGTCTACGGTCGCGCCGGTCGCCCCGCGACCCGAACGGGCCGCGCGGCGCAGGGCACGGTGCCACGCCCGTACCCGTACCCGTACCCGTGCGGTCAGCCGAAGGTGCGCCGGTAGGCGTGCGGGCTGACACCGGTGGTGCGCTTGAAGCGGTCGCGGAAGGCCGTCGGCGAGCCGAAGCCGACCTGGGCGGCGATGCGTTCCACGGAGTGCTGCGTGGTCTCCAGCAGGTGCTGCGCCTGCCGGACCCGGGCCCGGTGGAGCCACTGCAGCGGGGTGCTGCCGGTCTGCTCCCGGAAGCGGCGGATGAGTGTCCGCGTGCTCATCCCCGCGTGGGCGGCGATGTCGGCGAGGGCGAGGTCGCGGGCCAGGTTCTCGCGCAGCCAGGTGAGCAGGGGCTCCAGGGCGGAGCCGCGGGGCACGGGGGTGTGGTCGTGGACGATGAACTGGGCCTGGCCGCCCTCGCGTTCGAGCGGCATGACCGACAGCCGCGCGGCGTGTGCGGCGACCGCCGAGCCGTAGTCGCACCGGATCATGTGCAGGCACAGGTCGAGGCCCGCGGCGGCGCCGGCCGAGGTGAGGAACTGTCCGTTGTCGACGTACAGCACGTCCGGGTCGACCTCGACGTCCGGATGGGCGCGGGCCAGGGCGTCCGCGGCGATCCAGTGAGTGGTGACCCGCAGACCGTCGAGCAGTCCGGTGGCGGCCAGCGGGAAGGTGCCCGAGCAGATGGACGCGATCCGTGTGCCCCGCCCCGCGGCCGTGCGCAGCGCGTCGTGGACGGCCGGGGAGAGCGGGTCGGCGG is a genomic window containing:
- a CDS encoding GntR family transcriptional regulator; translation: MDQHVGRPRAERARQLADVLRQQITDGTPADGVLPDERILGRRFGASRNAVRDALALLRQEGLITRRRGVGTTVVLSKYGHGLERLTGLAEELTGRGTVTNEVRAAAEVPVLPAAIAARLEVPPGAGGVYVERLRWLDGLPLSLDSSHLTAETGRAVLAGDLVERDVFSLIEEAAGAPLGRAEVAVHAVNADADTARLLGIEAGAAVFALERLTRLADGRPVDVESIRIRADRMTLRSTLHRGGPRTTV
- a CDS encoding GlxA family transcriptional regulator; the protein is MHTVAVLALDRVVPFDLSTPIEVFTRTRLPDGRPGYRIRVCAEHPEIDAGAFTLRAPWGLDGLRDADTIIVPGTATPADPLSPAVHDALRTAAGRGTRIASICSGTFPLAATGLLDGLRVTTHWIAADALARAHPDVEVDPDVLYVDNGQFLTSAGAAAGLDLCLHMIRCDYGSAVAAHAARLSVMPLEREGGQAQFIVHDHTPVPRGSALEPLLTWLRENLARDLALADIAAHAGMSTRTLIRRFREQTGSTPLQWLHRARVRQAQHLLETTQHSVERIAAQVGFGSPTAFRDRFKRTTGVSPHAYRRTFG
- a CDS encoding DUF488 domain-containing protein — its product is MSPGSEGDSDRMSPPHLVTFGHGTAGRAELAGLLRDAGVTSVVDVRTAPGSRRDPDLLRDRLARWMPEEGLAYRWERRLGGFRKPSPDSPDVVWRNASFRAYAGHTRSPEFVAAMDELLEQTGRERTAVMCGEAVWWRCHRRLIADFAVLARDTPADHLMHDGRLTPHSPTPGARLRPDGLLVYDDEEAAGAAAPASGRT
- a CDS encoding DMT family transporter, with the translated sequence MAFVLPVLFALLAAFSNALATVLQRRAALSVPQTQGFRPGLILDLLRRPVWLGGMLAVVVAGVGQAVALATGPLSLVQPLFVLELPLALLLASLLTGNRLPEVVWLAVGGVVVGLGVALASAAPQGGRTEVPLDRWVPALAACAGLVVLLAAAGFKRPVGKARAGCLGAATAVCYALTAGLMKDSMRVLDTDGLVGFLTAWQTYGFALAGVCAVLLLEHAMQGGPLVASQPALTLGDATVSLLLGVVLYREDVRGDWWLLPQLVGVALIVVGVFNLARRGADLRTAQ
- a CDS encoding sulfite exporter TauE/SafE family protein, whose product is MAGVSVPVLIALGLLGLVGGIGITAVGPGGVLPTIGLFALTSLTPAEVAGTAIVTHVATGALATAAYTRSGQLRDPRTRRTALVLAVSALAGTPLGVMVNSYVSKRMFGLVLGVFVAGVAGLVWFRERRRPAAARTHPRTAVVAGLGFAVAVAAGVVGIGGPMLTVPLLVALGVPVLESLASAQAQSVVIAGVGTLGYVAHGAVDWPLAVLVGVPELAGVLLGWRIAHALPTRHLKYALITTLFALAPYLALHG
- a CDS encoding SCO0607 family lipoprotein; this encodes MSGINRVHRVPSGRTGGVARSVRGAVLACVATAAVLTGCSMEEASCGGGEYPVMTIGGTGSACVPNGEEPPKGYTRYPEGKVPEHVGDEWDTYWQTHTVDENGKVVEVPEGG